The Winogradskyella schleiferi genome has a window encoding:
- a CDS encoding GAF domain-containing protein, with protein sequence MTFQDLKPKIKSIISNDNLTVDERLLKICETLETTIAYYNWVGFYFKNGDKNELKLGPYVGEPTDHTIIPFGKGICGQVAISNQNFVVPDVTAQDNYIACSITVKAEIVVPIFVNEENIGQIDIDSNTPDPFTADDERFLEFVCTQVASLIS encoded by the coding sequence ATGACATTTCAAGACTTAAAACCCAAAATAAAATCCATTATTTCGAATGATAATCTTACTGTTGACGAACGATTGCTCAAAATTTGTGAAACTCTCGAAACGACAATAGCGTATTACAATTGGGTTGGTTTTTATTTTAAAAATGGCGATAAAAACGAATTGAAACTAGGACCATACGTTGGTGAGCCAACCGACCATACTATAATCCCTTTTGGAAAAGGTATTTGTGGACAGGTGGCTATTAGCAATCAAAATTTCGTAGTTCCCGATGTGACCGCTCAGGATAACTATATTGCTTGTAGCATTACGGTAAAGGCAGAAATTGTGGTTCCGATTTTTGTGAATGAGGAAAACATTGGGCAAATCGATATTGATTCCAATACGCCTGATCCTTTTACAGCGGACGATGAACGGTTTTTGGAGTTTGTTTGTACTCAAGTCGCTTCGCTTATTTCATAA
- a CDS encoding SDR family oxidoreductase: protein MDDLKGKVALITGGTKGIGYGVAEALLSQGLKVVITSRDLNAANEAAKSLASKTNTTGSVIGVKADVRQLSSQKEAVNQAISTFGKLDIVIANAGLGHFASIEDLTEDQWNDVIDTNLTGVFNSIKASVDALKISKGYYITISSLAGTNFFTGGSAYNASKFGVTGFTQAVMLDLRQYGVKVSTIMPGSVSTHFNGNEPNEKGAWKIQIEDIGELVIDLLKMNPRTLPSKIEVRPTTPPSK, encoded by the coding sequence ATGGATGATTTAAAAGGAAAAGTAGCATTGATAACTGGAGGTACTAAAGGCATTGGGTATGGTGTTGCAGAAGCGTTGCTTAGTCAGGGTCTAAAAGTGGTCATAACCAGTCGTGATTTAAATGCGGCCAATGAAGCAGCAAAATCACTAGCTTCCAAAACCAATACAACAGGCTCCGTGATTGGCGTAAAGGCTGATGTAAGACAGTTGAGTAGTCAGAAAGAAGCTGTAAACCAAGCCATAAGTACTTTTGGGAAATTGGACATTGTCATTGCCAATGCAGGTTTGGGACATTTTGCAAGTATTGAAGATCTGACCGAAGACCAGTGGAATGATGTTATTGATACCAATCTCACAGGAGTTTTTAATTCCATTAAAGCAAGTGTTGACGCACTCAAAATATCAAAAGGCTATTATATTACCATTTCGAGTTTAGCTGGCACCAACTTTTTCACAGGAGGTTCCGCCTACAATGCGAGTAAATTTGGGGTTACCGGTTTTACTCAAGCCGTGATGTTAGATTTAAGACAATACGGTGTAAAAGTGAGCACTATTATGCCTGGTTCCGTTTCCACCCATTTCAATGGCAACGAACCCAATGAAAAAGGCGCATGGAAGATTCAGATTGAAGATATTGGCGAATTGGTAATCGACCTTTTGAAAATGAATCCAAGAACCTTACCAAGTAAAATTGAAGTGCGACCAACGACGCCTCCGAGTAAGTAA
- a CDS encoding DUF4136 domain-containing protein — translation MKNLKFLVVAFLMTSCGTIVHYDYEKSTDFSTYKSYNYYDDMKTGLSQLDTKRLIRTMDSKLKTIGLTKSDTPDFFIDIQSRDIQNRNNSNVGIGVGGGGGRGFGGVSVGIPVGQNSHTREIIIDFVDDSKGEKLFWQAVAESSYNANATPEKREAQFVKIIEKVFAAYPPKNTK, via the coding sequence ATGAAAAATTTAAAATTTCTAGTTGTCGCATTTTTGATGACTTCCTGCGGCACAATAGTCCACTACGATTACGAAAAGTCAACTGATTTTTCAACTTACAAAAGCTACAATTATTATGATGATATGAAAACGGGTTTAAGCCAATTGGATACCAAACGCTTAATCAGAACCATGGATTCCAAACTTAAAACTATAGGTTTAACAAAATCGGATACTCCAGATTTCTTCATTGATATTCAAAGTCGAGATATTCAAAATCGAAACAACAGCAATGTGGGTATTGGCGTAGGTGGAGGAGGAGGCCGAGGTTTTGGTGGTGTTTCTGTAGGTATTCCTGTTGGTCAGAACAGTCACACACGAGAAATCATTATTGATTTTGTTGATGATAGTAAAGGTGAGAAATTATTTTGGCAAGCTGTAGCTGAAAGTAGTTATAATGCTAATGCAACACCAGAAAAACGTGAAGCCCAATTTGTTAAAATCATTGAAAAGGTCTTTGCTGCCTATCCGCCGAAAAACACTAAGTAA